CACCTCTCGCCATCGTTCGTTTTTCACAAAGGACCCGTTATGATGCGCTGGCTCGCGTTTTTTTTGATTGCTGCACTTTTCACACTGACAGGTTGCACCGTTAATCCGGTTACCGGCAAGAATGAATTCGCTCTGATCGGCGAATCCACCGAAATCAATACCGGCGTGCAAAACTATCAGCCCAGTCGACAAATGCAGGGTGGTGATTATACCACCCATCCTCAGGTAACCCGCTACGTACAGCAGGTCGGTCAGAAACTTGCGGCAGTCAGTGATCGACAGTTGCCGTATGAATTCAACGTGATCAACGACTCGACGCCCAACGCCTGGGCGCTGCCCGGCGGCAAGATTGCCATCAATCGCGGGTTGTTGGTGGAATTGGACAACGAAGCGGAACTCGCTGCGGTTTTAGGTCATGAAATCGTCCATGCCGCTGCCCGTCACGGTGCCAAAGGGATGGAACGCGGCATGTTGCTGCAGGGTGCGGTACTGGCGGCATCCATCGCCTCAGAAAACAGCGAATATTCGGCCTTGGCCACCAGTGGCGCATCGATTGCCGCACAACTTGTCAACCAGAAATACGGTCGTGACGCCGAACGTGAATCCGATTATTACGGCATGCACTATATGGCGCGGGCAGGTTATGACCCCAGTGCAGCGATTAAACTGCAACAGACATTTGTCCGTCTTTCCGAGGGACGCGAGAGCAACTGGCTCACGGGTCTTTTTGCCAGTCATCCCCCGTCACAGGAGCGAGTCGATGCTAACCGGCAGACGGCAGCAACCCTGCCCCAAGGAGGCACCCTTGGCATCAAAAGCTACCAACAGGCCATGGCACCTCTGTTGGCTGACCGCGAGGCCTACCAGGCCTACGATGAAGGACGCAAAGCCCTGAGCGATGGCGACACGCCCTTGGCCCTGGCATTAGCTGAAAAAGCCCTGCGCCTGCAGCCGGCGGAAGCGCTGTTCCATTCGTTGCGCGGCGACATTCGCTTCAAACAGCAACGTTACGACGACGCCATCATCAACTACGACCGCGCCATCACCCGCAATGACAGCTATTTCCATTATTACCTGCAACGAGGGCTGGCAAAAAAACAGTTGGGCCAAACCAATGAAGCCCGTGCAGATCTGGAAAAAAGTAACGCATTTCTGCCTACGGCACCGGCCCAGGCGGCGCTCGGACAATTCGCCTTGCAGCGTGGCGACCGCAACCTGGCCAAGAAACTGTTTGCCTCAGCCGCCCAATCCAGCTCAGCGGTTGGTCAGCAGGCGCGCCTCGACTTTGTTCGCCTTGATCTGAGTGAACATCCCGAAAAGTATCTGGATATCGACCTGGCACTGGATCGCAGCGGTTACCTGGCAATGGCGTTAACCAACAACAGCGGGCTGCCGGTTGACACTGTGGTGGTACAGATCCAGTTTTTGGATAACAGTTCCCGCTTACGTCGGGTTCAGACCAGCATTCCCGGCACCATAGAGCGCGACGCGAGTCGCACACTGAGTACCGGCATCGGCCCGGTTACCACGGACAAACAACGCAAAGCCCTGGGCGTAAAAATTCTCCAGGCCGATATTGCGGAATAAACCGCTTCAGACGGCAACTGTGTATATGCACAGTTGCCGTCTGTGACATATCAGTCAATTAAATGCGTGTTGTACGGTGTTTTTTGTCGACGCCTGTTGCTAAAGTCATAACCATCAAGACCTGTTGTGGCAGGCAGGTGTTGACCTCCTTTCTTCCTACGAAGCACAAAAAAGCCGGATCGGTTGCCTCCCCGATCCGGCTTTTTACGTTTTCACGGTCCGTTTTACCGCACCGGCAACTACTCAGCCACCGGTAGATCAATCATAAATGTGGTGCCACCCCCCACCTCACTGGTCACATAGATCTTACCCTGGTGCTGCTCAATAATTTCATAGGCAATACTCATACCCAGGCCGGTGCCGGTCCCCACCTCTTTGGTGGTATAGAACGGTTCAAAGATCTTTTTGAGATTCTCTTCGGGAATTCCGCAGCCGGTATCCGTTATCCAGATACGGATATGATCATCCTCATGACGGGTCTTGATGGTAATTTCACCTTTCTTGTCAATGGAATGGGCCGCATTGACGAGGATATTCATAAACACCTGATTCATCTTTTGTGCATAACACAACGTCAAGGGCAGCTCGCCGTAATCACGATTGAGAGTGACCTTGTATTTCAGTTCATTCCAGATAATGCTGATGGTGCTCTCCAGGCAGTCATTCAGATCAACCTTGGCCTCCTCAGCCTGGTCGGCACGCGAGAATGTTTTTAAATTCTGCACCAGGTTGCGCACCCGTTCAGCGCCATTAAGTGATTCATCAATCAGCTCGCGACAATCCTCAAGCAAAAAGTCGAGTTTGAGTTTTTTGCGCAGCACAGCCACTTCCTGTTTCCCCTCACTGTCAGGGAATTCGTTCAATGCTTTTTCCTGGGCCTCAATGAAAGACAACATCTTTTCGAGATATTTCTTCAATGAGTTCAAGTTGCTGTTGATGAAGCCGATCGGGTTATTAACTTCGTGAGCCATGCCGGCAGCCAGCAAACCGACTGAAGCCATTTTTTCCTGTTGAAGGATAATCAACTGTGACGCCTTCAGCTCCGCATAAGCCTCTTCGAGCTTCTGCTGACTTTTCGACAAGACAAGATTCTGCTCCTCAAGGTTCTCCGCCATCGCCCAGGACTCCTCGAACGCCTGCTGCAGACGCCGCTCCATTTCACGGCGCTGCGTAATGTCCTGAGCCACCCAGATCAACGACAAAACCCCGCCGTCATCATCCAGCATCGGCGAACTTGACAGTGAAACCGCTATTTTCTTGCCGCTCTTGGCGATAAGAAAAAAACATCCCCGATCATTCTTATCCATCAGCAAAGTGGGTTTGCTGAAATCGTTGATATTGAATGCCCCTTTTTGCCAGTTGCTCGGCAAGATCACCTCGACCGGTTGGTCCACCAACTCTTCACAACTATAACCCAACAGAGCGCAGGTAGACTGGTTGGCACTCTTAATCAACCCTTCGCTGGAGATAATCATCATCGCTTCACGCATCGACTCAACAATGCAATCGTAGTAATCACGCGACACAGTTGTCTGCTGCAACTGGCTCGACATTTTGTTGAACGCTTTGATCAACTTGCCGATCTCATCATTGGAATCCATCTGAAATCCCTGATAAATCTTGCCGTCGGCAAGGTGTTCAACGCTTTGAGTCATACTCA
The nucleotide sequence above comes from Desulfuromonas acetoxidans DSM 684. Encoded proteins:
- a CDS encoding M48 family metalloprotease; its protein translation is MMRWLAFFLIAALFTLTGCTVNPVTGKNEFALIGESTEINTGVQNYQPSRQMQGGDYTTHPQVTRYVQQVGQKLAAVSDRQLPYEFNVINDSTPNAWALPGGKIAINRGLLVELDNEAELAAVLGHEIVHAAARHGAKGMERGMLLQGAVLAASIASENSEYSALATSGASIAAQLVNQKYGRDAERESDYYGMHYMARAGYDPSAAIKLQQTFVRLSEGRESNWLTGLFASHPPSQERVDANRQTAATLPQGGTLGIKSYQQAMAPLLADREAYQAYDEGRKALSDGDTPLALALAEKALRLQPAEALFHSLRGDIRFKQQRYDDAIINYDRAITRNDSYFHYYLQRGLAKKQLGQTNEARADLEKSNAFLPTAPAQAALGQFALQRGDRNLAKKLFASAAQSSSAVGQQARLDFVRLDLSEHPEKYLDIDLALDRSGYLAMALTNNSGLPVDTVVVQIQFLDNSSRLRRVQTSIPGTIERDASRTLSTGIGPVTTDKQRKALGVKILQADIAE
- a CDS encoding ATP-binding protein; this translates as LMIVFGVYFVRERTRAVESLLLTKARNLVLVGATTMEKLLSEAVKNGELTHDQLFDTDYQQITEGPLAYTDPPKFHTRYDRYFDEHFQEILDRFAMEDPSVVFAILADRNGYVPTHNQRYSQPLNGEEIHDRDNNRTKRIFDDPVGLKAVRFLGSDQQPVLRQIYERDTGEVMWDLSAPVMVDGQHWGAFRLGLLLAETEQSIIRMRETIFVSTLLMLLVSSLTIVLVVRRILQPLVSMTQSVEHLADGKIYQGFQMDSNDEIGKLIKAFNKMSSQLQQTTVSRDYYDCIVESMREAMMIISSEGLIKSANQSTCALLGYSCEELVDQPVEVILPSNWQKGAFNINDFSKPTLLMDKNDRGCFFLIAKSGKKIAVSLSSSPMLDDDGGVLSLIWVAQDITQRREMERRLQQAFEESWAMAENLEEQNLVLSKSQQKLEEAYAELKASQLIILQQEKMASVGLLAAGMAHEVNNPIGFINSNLNSLKKYLEKMLSFIEAQEKALNEFPDSEGKQEVAVLRKKLKLDFLLEDCRELIDESLNGAERVRNLVQNLKTFSRADQAEEAKVDLNDCLESTISIIWNELKYKVTLNRDYGELPLTLCYAQKMNQVFMNILVNAAHSIDKKGEITIKTRHEDDHIRIWITDTGCGIPEENLKKIFEPFYTTKEVGTGTGLGMSIAYEIIEQHQGKIYVTSEVGGGTTFMIDLPVAE